Proteins found in one Armatimonadota bacterium genomic segment:
- a CDS encoding glycosyltransferase, with the protein MPRVSIVLTCYNHLDHLKIAVDSIIAQTFTDYEIIALDDGSTDGTRDWLSELHRREPQIPLKLFFNEENLGTYGTLNKGIDVSTGELIAEFNDDDVWAPEKLEKQVAMMDAHPEIGLVHTAGYFIDGDGNEIKDNPLGFEWPKTSTGDVLPELIPFNKIIASSVLVRRECFEKVGKFNTSYFGSGDWEMWYRIAEEYHVGHVDEPLTLYRVHGGSASHLTDKIAKDDRRIREWMTPRIDGYADRGWPPGLLRRIKAHHWACLGTARTWEGDVSGGRRAYVESLKLMPWRFKSVLRLVATVLPRRAFRALK; encoded by the coding sequence ATGCCGCGCGTCTCGATCGTCCTGACGTGCTACAACCACCTCGATCACCTAAAGATAGCAGTCGACAGCATCATTGCGCAAACGTTTACCGACTACGAAATCATCGCGCTCGACGACGGCTCCACCGATGGCACGCGAGATTGGCTGAGCGAGCTGCACCGGCGAGAGCCGCAGATTCCGCTCAAGCTGTTCTTCAACGAAGAGAACCTTGGCACTTACGGCACGCTGAACAAGGGCATCGACGTTTCGACCGGCGAGCTAATCGCGGAGTTCAACGACGACGACGTGTGGGCGCCCGAGAAGCTGGAGAAGCAAGTGGCGATGATGGACGCGCACCCGGAGATCGGGCTCGTCCACACGGCGGGCTACTTCATCGACGGCGACGGCAACGAGATCAAGGACAACCCGCTCGGCTTCGAGTGGCCTAAAACCAGCACCGGCGACGTGCTGCCGGAGCTGATCCCCTTCAACAAGATCATCGCCAGTTCCGTGCTGGTGCGGCGCGAGTGCTTCGAAAAGGTCGGGAAGTTCAACACGAGCTACTTCGGCTCCGGAGACTGGGAGATGTGGTACCGGATCGCCGAGGAGTACCACGTCGGGCACGTCGACGAGCCGCTGACGCTCTACCGCGTGCACGGCGGGAGCGCGAGCCACCTCACTGACAAGATCGCCAAGGACGACAGGCGCATCCGCGAGTGGATGACGCCACGGATCGACGGGTACGCAGACCGCGGCTGGCCGCCGGGGCTTCTCCGCAGGATCAAGGCCCACCACTGGGCGTGCCTGGGGACGGCGCGAACTTGGGAGGGCGACGTGAGCGGCGGAAGGCGGGCTTACGTCGAGTCGCTCAAGCTGATGCCCTGGCGGTTCAAGAGCGTCCTGCGCCTGGTGGCGACTGTGCTACCGCGACGGGCTTTCCGCGCCCTCAAGTGA
- a CDS encoding stage II sporulation protein M — MLSEEAIFERRQSDWRELQRLLGRCNGNFKVLSEDELQTFVRLYRQTSADLAYLMTHSSNQEVVDYLNALVGQAYAELYRAPRRPFLTVIQDSLVSVAQVVRRRRVAIRVAMVIFFAGIVVSYGLIQSSPGYLEMFVPPGMEETFEHWKSGEHEERTGIQGIGASFFYAQHNPLVSIVTAALSLVTVGIFGVSSMWGNGAMMGALLHEVVLAGQAGFLIFSVIPHGITEIGGIFMAGAAGFVMAGAIINPGRDSRAEALRKAGKDGFVLVILSLVMTMMAAPIEGFFSFDPRVPDWARIVVAAVTLFGWLAFFRLYGRDKESLEGAESPSR, encoded by the coding sequence ATGCTGAGCGAAGAGGCGATCTTCGAACGAAGACAGAGCGATTGGCGGGAGCTACAGCGCCTGTTGGGGAGGTGCAACGGCAACTTCAAGGTGCTGTCCGAGGATGAGCTGCAGACGTTCGTGCGGCTCTACAGGCAGACGTCGGCGGATCTAGCGTATCTGATGACGCACTCCTCTAACCAAGAGGTTGTCGACTATCTGAACGCTCTTGTCGGGCAAGCCTACGCTGAGCTGTACCGGGCGCCGAGGCGTCCTTTCCTCACGGTTATCCAAGATTCGCTCGTTTCCGTGGCACAAGTGGTCCGCCGCAGACGGGTTGCGATTCGAGTCGCTATGGTGATCTTCTTTGCAGGAATCGTCGTGTCTTACGGCCTGATCCAGTCGTCGCCCGGCTACCTCGAGATGTTCGTGCCGCCGGGTATGGAAGAGACTTTCGAGCATTGGAAGTCGGGCGAACACGAAGAGAGAACGGGAATCCAGGGCATCGGGGCGTCGTTCTTCTACGCTCAGCACAATCCGTTAGTCAGCATTGTGACGGCTGCGCTCAGCCTAGTAACTGTGGGCATCTTCGGAGTTTCGTCGATGTGGGGCAACGGAGCTATGATGGGGGCGCTGCTGCACGAGGTCGTGTTGGCCGGGCAGGCAGGCTTCTTGATCTTCTCCGTGATTCCGCACGGCATTACCGAGATCGGCGGGATATTTATGGCGGGCGCCGCCGGGTTTGTAATGGCGGGCGCGATCATCAATCCGGGCAGGGACAGCAGAGCGGAGGCCCTGCGAAAAGCCGGCAAGGACGGCTTTGTGCTGGTCATCCTGTCGCTTGTGATGACGATGATGGCCGCGCCGATCGAGGGGTTCTTCAGCTTCGACCCTCGCGTGCCGGATTGGGCTAGGATCGTCGTCGCGGCCGTTACGCTGTTCGGTTGGCTGGCGTTCTTCCGGCTGTACGGGCGGGACAAAGAATCACTTGAGGGCGCGGAAAGCCCGTCGCGGTAG
- a CDS encoding sigma-70 family RNA polymerase sigma factor, which produces MRKNADHDDGIPSYLSRLTRAPLLTSEEEVVLTRAARRGDGQARERLIESNMRLVINIAKNYRNQTIPLEDLIQDGAIGLMHAVERFDPGRGYRFSTYATHWIRQAIGRAIDNKSKAIRLPAHISQTLRKIERMKAKVMREQGSEATADQIARELGITNKRLQMLLVASQDLLSLDMTVGEGDSTSLGSLIEDQLAANPESVVITSEVVDELHAIMNQLNDRERKVIMYRLKFVEPRDGASFRDELSQEFQVSRERIRQIEVQAIKKLRQVAQRRRLREYLS; this is translated from the coding sequence ATGCGAAAGAACGCTGATCACGACGACGGCATACCTAGCTACCTGAGCCGTCTGACTAGAGCGCCTCTTCTGACATCAGAAGAAGAGGTCGTCTTGACGCGCGCCGCGCGACGTGGAGACGGCCAAGCTCGCGAGCGGCTGATCGAGTCGAACATGCGGCTCGTGATCAACATCGCCAAGAACTACCGCAACCAGACGATTCCGCTCGAAGACCTGATCCAAGACGGCGCGATCGGGCTCATGCACGCCGTTGAGCGGTTCGACCCTGGGCGCGGGTACCGCTTCTCCACCTACGCCACGCACTGGATCCGACAAGCGATCGGGCGGGCGATCGACAACAAGTCGAAGGCGATCCGGCTTCCTGCGCACATTTCTCAGACCCTCAGAAAGATAGAGCGCATGAAGGCCAAGGTCATGCGCGAGCAAGGGAGCGAGGCCACGGCGGATCAGATCGCCCGAGAGCTTGGGATAACCAACAAGCGCCTCCAAATGCTGCTCGTCGCTTCGCAAGACCTGCTGAGCCTGGACATGACGGTCGGCGAGGGCGACAGCACCTCGCTCGGCAGCTTGATCGAGGATCAGCTGGCCGCCAACCCTGAGTCGGTCGTCATCACTTCAGAGGTCGTCGACGAGCTGCACGCGATCATGAACCAGCTCAACGACCGGGAGCGGAAGGTGATCATGTACAGGCTGAAGTTCGTGGAGCCGCGCGACGGAGCCTCCTTCCGCGACGAGCTGTCCCAGGAGTTCCAGGTCAGCCGCGAGCGGATTCGACAGATCGAGGTTCAAGCCATCAAAAAGCTCCGCCAGGTTGCCCAGCGGCGACGCCTCCGCGAGTACCTCAGCTAG
- the fabZ gene encoding 3-hydroxyacyl-ACP dehydratase FabZ encodes MSGQMDINRIMEVLPHRYPMLLVDRILECDAGKSCRGLKNVTINEAFFQGHYPDQPIMPGVLILEAMAQAGAVILLSEDKYKGLMPVIGAIDDVKYRKPVVPGDQLILDVELLWVRQNIGRIKAEASVDDELVASMMMTFKLLERE; translated from the coding sequence ATGAGTGGGCAAATGGACATCAATCGCATCATGGAGGTGCTGCCGCATCGGTATCCGATGCTGCTAGTCGACCGCATTCTTGAGTGTGACGCCGGCAAGAGCTGCCGCGGACTCAAGAACGTAACAATCAACGAGGCGTTCTTTCAAGGGCACTACCCCGACCAGCCGATCATGCCCGGCGTCCTGATACTGGAGGCGATGGCGCAGGCGGGGGCCGTCATCCTGTTGAGCGAGGACAAGTACAAAGGCCTGATGCCGGTGATCGGCGCGATCGACGACGTGAAGTACAGAAAGCCCGTCGTCCCCGGCGACCAGCTGATCTTGGACGTTGAGCTGCTGTGGGTGCGTCAGAATATCGGCCGCATCAAAGCAGAGGCCAGTGTGGACGACGAGCTGGTAGCCAGCATGATGATGACCTTCAAGCTGTTGGAACGAGAGTAG
- the lpxA gene encoding acyl-ACP--UDP-N-acetylglucosamine O-acyltransferase produces the protein MPKIHESAVVDAGAEIDDDVEIGPFCDVRAGVKIGAGSRLDSHVTILSGTTCGARNIFAQGSIIGGDPQDRKWQGQPTFLKIGDDNVFREYVTVHRATGDGGTTIVGDRNYLMAYCHLGHNVTLMNDITMANSVGVSGHCTIEDFVNIGGMVGIHQFVRIGRLAMVGGISRIVRDVPPFMLVEGIVDQKVHDINAVGLRRNGITQAQRLALHKACKLIFKSQLGLTRAMEIVQREVQITAEVQELLAFMERVMKGKNGRGDQR, from the coding sequence GTGCCAAAGATTCACGAATCGGCCGTAGTTGATGCGGGCGCAGAGATCGACGACGACGTCGAGATCGGCCCGTTCTGCGACGTGCGGGCCGGAGTGAAGATCGGAGCTGGGTCACGGCTCGACTCCCACGTCACGATCTTGAGCGGGACGACGTGCGGTGCGCGCAACATCTTCGCGCAAGGGTCGATCATCGGCGGCGATCCTCAAGACAGAAAGTGGCAGGGGCAGCCGACGTTCCTCAAGATCGGCGACGACAACGTGTTCCGCGAGTACGTCACCGTCCATCGGGCGACGGGCGACGGTGGCACGACGATCGTCGGAGACAGGAACTACCTGATGGCGTACTGCCACCTCGGCCACAACGTCACGCTCATGAACGACATCACCATGGCGAACAGCGTCGGCGTCAGCGGTCACTGCACCATCGAGGACTTCGTCAACATCGGCGGCATGGTCGGCATACACCAGTTCGTGCGCATCGGGCGGCTGGCGATGGTCGGCGGGATCAGCCGCATCGTGCGCGACGTGCCTCCGTTCATGCTGGTCGAGGGAATCGTCGACCAGAAGGTTCACGACATCAACGCCGTCGGATTGCGCCGGAACGGCATCACGCAGGCGCAGCGGCTGGCGTTGCACAAGGCCTGCAAGCTGATATTCAAGTCCCAGCTCGGGCTCACGCGGGCGATGGAGATCGTGCAGCGAGAGGTTCAAATCACGGCTGAAGTTCAAGAGCTTCTGGCGTTCATGGAGCGCGTTATGAAAGGGAAGAACGGCCGCGGCGACCAAAGATGA